One window of the Pedobacter ginsengisoli genome contains the following:
- a CDS encoding LruC domain-containing protein: MNKKLLILSLGLTILAASCSKDNTKKEPVITKLTDLVIPAGFTWQSTRDVNFNISITDTRFQNKSHIVAIYLADPATNPIAIAKGSATYADPFIATLSIPSTINEAYVVKTSPDGSSVMEKLTLTSTKVSAALSSVNKYNNLSLLTADKSLMSTEVEPECGIKTSASTIKLNTSTDVYCFTSTVDLTINVEANNGGTLKINAPGKTITFGDNFNHTGIKVFISKETTVKFNRDLNIKSGEIFSNSGKLLAGNLSSNGSLINNGEATFSGSNFNLNSGSELTNRSAMVIQAQNPGINGVITNTGNITFNSATFNSGSKLDNYCSFTVNNVLTVNTSTFNNYKLVLVKGDTYVNSGGTINLIDGAMHQTLNMSNMNGVVYGRGPAVSLFKTTGTVGDNVVNNSGYFKGALQYCGTRDLEVNQNNKKHFSDGAIKGCGAYIVKDDCNTIGNGVAPVELKPDTDGDGIIDEEDDYPNDKTKAFNNFSVNYHNGGSTIAFEDSWPLLGDYDLNDVVLTYKHLVVTNAKNVAVRIEGKWNLIASGASYKNGAGVQFPLPKGMATNFKASDGVSPEDGQDSLVVILFNNARDQQVLWNTMPNQSLSPIKTFTFSFDLTNGPNFPALGVSAFNPFIFNGTKDAIRGYETHLYGKNPTKLVNKSLFGTSADNSLKGAYYSTKSKLPWGIEIPVATFRYPYEKIGILDSYLKFSNWATSGGSLYTDWYSNTGSDFRDVTKLFPTVGAGN; the protein is encoded by the coding sequence GACTTACCATTTTAGCCGCATCATGTTCGAAAGACAACACTAAAAAGGAACCTGTCATTACAAAATTAACCGATTTGGTGATACCTGCCGGTTTCACTTGGCAGAGCACCAGAGATGTTAATTTCAACATTAGTATTACCGACACGCGGTTTCAAAACAAAAGTCATATTGTAGCAATTTACCTTGCCGATCCGGCAACCAATCCGATTGCAATCGCAAAAGGATCTGCAACATATGCTGATCCGTTCATTGCGACCCTGTCTATTCCCTCAACAATTAATGAAGCCTATGTTGTGAAGACTTCACCAGATGGGTCTTCTGTTATGGAAAAGCTAACTTTAACCTCAACAAAAGTATCTGCTGCCCTAAGTTCCGTGAACAAGTATAATAATTTAAGTTTGCTGACGGCAGACAAGTCTTTGATGAGTACGGAAGTTGAACCTGAATGCGGAATTAAAACATCTGCTTCAACCATCAAACTCAACACCAGCACAGATGTCTATTGTTTTACTTCAACGGTTGACCTTACTATTAATGTTGAAGCGAATAACGGAGGTACGCTAAAGATAAATGCACCTGGAAAAACGATAACTTTTGGTGATAACTTTAATCACACAGGTATAAAGGTATTTATTTCCAAAGAAACTACAGTTAAATTCAATAGGGATTTAAATATTAAAAGTGGCGAAATTTTCTCCAACAGCGGTAAGCTTCTTGCAGGGAATCTTTCCAGCAATGGAAGCTTGATTAATAACGGAGAGGCAACGTTTTCGGGGAGCAACTTTAACTTAAATTCTGGTTCAGAACTTACAAATCGTTCCGCGATGGTTATTCAAGCCCAGAATCCTGGTATCAATGGTGTAATAACCAATACAGGCAACATCACTTTTAATAGTGCTACATTTAATAGTGGCAGTAAACTTGACAATTATTGCAGTTTTACTGTGAATAACGTTCTAACAGTTAACACTAGTACGTTCAATAACTATAAGCTTGTTCTTGTTAAAGGCGACACTTATGTAAATAGCGGGGGCACGATTAACCTGATTGATGGTGCAATGCATCAAACGCTTAATATGTCTAATATGAATGGTGTGGTTTATGGTCGGGGCCCGGCAGTGTCTTTATTTAAAACGACAGGCACTGTTGGTGATAATGTTGTAAATAATAGTGGTTATTTCAAAGGTGCTTTACAATATTGCGGTACAAGAGATCTGGAAGTAAATCAAAATAATAAAAAGCACTTTAGTGATGGTGCTATTAAAGGTTGTGGTGCATATATCGTTAAAGATGATTGCAATACAATTGGCAATGGCGTTGCACCCGTGGAGCTAAAGCCTGACACAGACGGAGACGGTATCATTGATGAAGAGGATGATTATCCAAACGACAAAACGAAGGCATTCAATAATTTTTCTGTTAATTATCATAATGGAGGATCAACTATTGCTTTCGAAGATAGCTGGCCATTGCTTGGAGATTATGATTTGAATGATGTTGTTTTAACCTATAAGCATTTGGTTGTTACGAACGCAAAAAATGTTGCCGTACGGATTGAGGGAAAATGGAATTTAATTGCAAGTGGGGCTAGTTATAAAAACGGAGCAGGTGTGCAGTTTCCCTTGCCAAAAGGCATGGCAACGAACTTCAAGGCATCAGATGGGGTAAGTCCAGAAGATGGTCAAGATAGCTTAGTTGTAATTTTGTTTAATAATGCGCGGGATCAGCAAGTATTATGGAATACTATGCCTAATCAGTCACTTTCGCCAATTAAAACCTTTACTTTTAGTTTTGACTTAACCAATGGGCCAAATTTCCCAGCCTTGGGTGTAAGTGCATTTAACCCCTTTATTTTTAACGGTACAAAGGATGCAATTAGAGGTTATGAAACCCACTTATATGGAAAGAATCCAACGAAACTTGTCAACAAATCTTTGTTTGGTACAAGTGCTGATAATTCCTTAAAGGGAGCTTATTATAGTACTAAAAGCAAACTGCCTTGGGGTATTGAAATCCCCGTTGCAACGTTCCGGTATCCATATGAGAAAATCGGCATTTTAGACTCGTATTTGAAGTTTTCCAATTGGGCAACTAGTGGTGGATCACTCTATACTGATTGGTATAGTAATACAGGTAGTGATTTTAGAGACGTAACTAAACTATTTCCCACAGTTGGTGCCGGAAATTGA